The sequence TATTACCTGACGGGATTCTATTAACACCAAATTGAATGTGTGAGAATCCCAATACTGGTATAACGTAAATGGAAAATGATATGTTTTAAGTGAATTAAATAGCgtaataaaaagatgaaatcGATGCTattgattttaaaacattttattcaataaagtgatgcccacccccccccaacacatggCTTTGACTCTGTACCAGTGACGTCGCCCTTTACCTTTAACCTTCAGGCAGGGAGGGGCAACCGCCAGGTGGGTAGGGTGGCATTGCACAGGCAGAGCTCCAGGCAGGGATGGAGGCCTCGTGCAGGCACCACCCGGGGTGGCATGCGCCCAGGAAAATGGCAGGCAGGACCCTGGGTCTGGGGACAAGGTGGGGGGCAGGTGACAAGAGGTGGCCCTCCGTCTGGGGCTCGGGTCGTGAGGGGGCCACTGGGCCGGGGCTCCCAGGGTGGCCGACCCGTGGCCCGGCAGTTTGGTCAGTTCTGCTTCACAGAGTGGGAGTTGTCGGTGAAGTAATTGAAAGGAGGCTTCTCTGCTTAGAAAAGGAATCATAAGTGGAGACGTCATGGCAGAGAGAATTGAAGCCAGGTGGTTGGTCTTCCGTCTCTCTCAGCAGCTGTGGAGCTGCCCGCAGAGTCGGCACAGTGCACAGGCGGTGGCCGCAAACCCAGCGTCACACTGCATGAAGTATTTTACCCGTGAGGTCAGATCACTCTGAGTACCAGGAAGGTCTCAGTGAAGTCAGGCTTACGGCTTTGTTCATCTGTGGTGTGGCCCTTTGTCGGGCTTTTGGATGCATGTGTGGTGTCGTCTTTACGTTGCACCTGGTAAAGCCGTGTTTCCTCCTGCCCCCAGGTGATGCCCGCCAGGTGAGGCCCCCGGCAGTAGCAGCAGCACTTCACCCAGATGGACGCAGAGCAGACGGCCGAGGAGGAGGCGGCCTGGCCCCGAGACGTCGGCGCAGCGTCCCCCAGCGCCGGAGACCCGGGGCCTGGCTCGGACCCTTCCTCTGGGAACCCCCGGAACAAAAGGTCCCTCTCGGAGTCCCCCAGTCTTGATGCGGCCGGTGTGGAGGATGGCGACAGAGACGGCCACGCTTCCAAACGCTTGAAGCTGGCTGAGTCGGAGCCTCCCGATCCCCAAGAGCAGACACCGCCTGCTTCCCAGAGCGTGGCGGCAGAAGTGGGTGTGCCGGCGGGGGACCCCGTGCTGGGGCCCTTCCAGAATGGCCGAACCCCCGGGGCCCTGCCTGCCCCCGTCAGCACTGTCGATGCCGTCTCTCCAAAAACTGACCCTGAAAGAGCGTCTCTGCAGGAGCTGCTTTCCCTTGGCAGGGGTGGAGACCCTCCTGCCCCCCTGGCGGAGGTCGTGGGCAGCTGCCCCCCGGGGGATGTGGAGGCGGGTGCCAGGTGCAGCCCCTGCGGCCCCCAGCCATCTCCCGCCTCAGATCTGGAGCTGCACACGGCTCCTCAAACGCTGCCGTCCAGGGAGCTCGCCGGTGGCCGCCTTGACCACAGAGCCGAGAACGGTGTGGCCCTGGCCCCAAAGGCCTTCTCCTGTGCCCTCTGCGGCTTCCAGTGCCCGGAGGAGAGCCTGCTGACCGCGCACTGCCTGGGCAAGACCCACCTGCGGCGCCAGAAACTGGCAGATCGCGGAGGCCTCGTGGAGATCCTGACGAAGCAGCCACTCCTCAAGAAGCCGTGTGCCACGGGCACCAAGGGCATGTGCCCCAAGCCCAGGGCCTCGCCACCACTGTCACCAGCTGGGAGTGGCCACGGGAAGGGTCCGAGGCTGgagggggccggtggtggcagcGAGCTTCTCGAGCACGTGAGACCCTCGGGCGCCCCGCCCGGGTGCCGAGAGCAGACCGACGGTCCTGTGACGGCCTGCGGGGTGGGTGGCAGCCCTCAAGGCCAGGCTGCAGACCCAGGGCCTCTCGGGGTCTCCCAGGGCGCCTCGGGCAACGTGGATGCCACCAACGCTCCCCTGCAGACGGCTCAGGTCGGCTGTGCCACCCCGAGGCCCCGGTTTGAGCACAGCGTCCACGTCCTGGGCAGCGGCCTTCGCCGTCGAGGTGGCGCCTTTGCCCTCAAGGGCCAGGTGAAGAAAAGGCTGAGTCTGCTCGGCATCAGTAAAAGGGGTGCTGTGGATTCTCCAAGGACCTGCACCAAGCTCCCCAGGACGCCGGCCAAGGGGAGCGGCACCCAGCAGGCGCCCAGGCATCCGGCCGTGAGTGGCAGCGACCAAGCCCCGTGCACGACTTCCTCGGACACCCAGTTGCCGGCGCAGGGCAGAGCCATTTCCCCAGACCCCGAGCCGGTGAGGCCCACCGCCCACCCACAGGTGCCCGGTGCTCACACGGTCGGTGCCCGGGTGGCCGCCGAGGGACCGGAGCCTCAGCTGCACCTGGACAGCGGCCGCTTGCAGGCGACGCCCTTCTCCCAGCAGACGAGCAGCAGGGACCCCGAGCACCGCCCGCGCCGCACCCAGCTCCCGCCGGCCGGCTCCATCCTCGGCGGTCACGGCTGCCCCTTCGTTGCCCCGGGTGAGAGGGATCCGTGGGACTGCATGAAGGAGCAGCAGCACAGCGTGGGCTTCCTGTGCACACCCTgcaacctcttcttcttctctgccGGCGACGTGGAGCTACACCAGAGGACCGAGAGCCACGCGCAGGCCTCCGCTCAGCCCAGGGCGCCTCAGCTCCCGGGTGGAGACTCGACCTCAGCGACCTCTCCCCCCTGCCTTTTAGAGGCAGGGGACCCCAAGGCCTCTGTGAGTGAGCCTGGGCCGGCCACCCAGGAGGAGCTGCCGGCGCCCGGGGCCAGCCAGGGTGGCGAGGGCAGGCACTGCAGCCGGCCCCAGTTCCAGTGCAAGAAGTGCTTCTACAAGACCAGGTCCTCCACGGTGCTCAGCAGACACATCAGGCTCCGGCACGGGCAGGGCCACCACTTCCTGTGCAAGGCCTGCGACCTGTACTCGCTGAGCAAGGAGGCCATGGAGAAGCACATCAAGAGGAGCCGGCACCTGGAGAACGCCCGCAGGAACAACATCGGCCTGAGCTTCGACGAGTGCATCGAGCGGGTGTGGATCGACGCCAGTGGCAGGAAGGAGGATGCCGGCCTTCTGGCAGGCGGCGAAAGAGACAGCCACAGGGAAGCCGGGTCGTCTCGGGAGCAGGCCCGTCCCGAGACGAGCACGCTGGACCCCCGGGAGCCGGTGCAGCCCGGCGTGCCGCCACCCGCGACTCCGGAGAAGGGCCGGTCCCGGGGGGGCGTGTCCCGGACCTGCTCCCACTGCGGCCTCCTGGCCTCCAGCATCACCAACCTGACGGTGCACATCCGCCGGAAGCACAGCCACCAGTACAGCTACCTGTGCAAGGTGTGCAAGTACTACACGGTCACCAAGGGGGACATGGAGCGGCACTGTGCCACCAAGAAGCACAGGGGCCGAGTGGACGCGGAGGCGCGGGGGAGGCGGGGCTCGGACATTGTGGTTGGCCCCGAGGGTGGGGCCCTGGACACCGCCAGGAACGGGGACTCGGCGGTGGGGGCCGCCCCAGGCCGACCTGCCCTCGGGCCGGCAGAGCCAGATGCCGCAGCCGCTGCCGAGAAGCCACCTGGAGAGCAGGGAAGCCCGGCTGGAGTCGGGGCGGACGCTGCACCCCACCCACCTGCCGCGGGCCAGGCCGGCCAGCCTGGGACCGTCGGGCCCCTGGGGCCGGAGGACCCAGCCCCTCAGGAAGACGCGTCTCCCGGCGATGCCCCCGGTGCGGGCGAGCACCGGTGCACCCACTGCGAGTTCCAGGCGCACTCGGCCGCCTCCCTGGAGCTGCACGTCAAGCGGAAGCACACCAAGGAGTTCGCCTTCTACTGCATGGCCTGCGACTACTACGCCGTGACCCGGCGCGAGATGACGAGGCACGCGGCCACCGAGAAGCACAGGCTCAAGCGGCAGTCCTACCTGCACGCCTCCCCCGTCAGGGCCCACATCCTACCCCAGCCGCCGCCGCTGCCCCCGCCGCCGGCGTGCGGAGCCTTCCAGATCGTTGCAGCCCAGACGGCGGCCGCTCTGGCCTCGGGccctgccgccgccgccgggccCCTCTCGGAGGAGAACGCGAATCCCCAAGAGCCCGGCCCCGGAACGGCGGACACGTGGGGAGAAGGCCAGCCCTCCCAGGAGCCTCTCTGGCAGCCCCTCGCCAGGCAGCCGGTCGCCAGCCACGAGGAGGTGGTGGCCCTTGAGACGGCCCCCGGCAGCGGCTCGCCAGCCGAGATGCAGGATGAGAACTCGGGCGGCTGGGCTGTGGGCGCCGAGGGTGCGGAGCAAAGCCCCAGTGACCGTGAGATGCAGCCTGAGAGCGCGGGCCGAGGCCCCGGGGAGCAGGGGGACGCCTCCCGCAGCGGGCgcacctgcccacccacccccgtgGTCGTGAGCGCCCAGCCTGAGGAGCCCGGGGCCCCGCAACAGCCACACGCGGCTCCGAGCAGCTTCCCGGAGGAGGCGGCCCCGGAGAGCAGGGGGATGTCCCCGCCGCCCCCGCACGAGGCCCACCCACTCCTGCAGGACCGGCCGGCCGCCGGGGCTGTGGGCTGCGGCCTCGAGGTGTGCGAGACGGTTGTCGGCGCGGACGAGCCCGGCCAGGCCCCCGGCTCTCCCGGCCACTTCGACTCGGCCATCATCAGGATCGGGAGCCCCGAGCTCGGCGAGGGGGCAGAGTCGGCTGTCGAGGGGCCGCGGCCAGGGGAGCCCCCCAGCAGGGACTGCGCCCCGGGACCCCGCAGGAGGAGGGTGGAAGGCGGCGTGGCGGCGGCGCCGGCGGCTGCGGCCCGTATCCGCTGCGAGGACTGCGGCTTCCTGGCCGACGGGCTGAGCGGCCTGAACGTGCACATCGCCATGAAGCACCCCAGCAAGGAGAAGCACTTCCACTGCCTGCTGTGCGGCAAGTCCTTCTACACCGAGAGCAacctgcaccagcacctggccagCGCCGGGCACCAGCGCAACGAGCAGGCCAGCGTGGAGGAGCTGCCCGAGGGAGGCGCCACCTTCCGGTGCGTCAAGTGCGCGGAGCCCTTCGACTCGGAGCAGAGCCTGTTCCTGCACATCAAGGGGCAGCACGAGGAGCTGCTGCGCGAGGTCAACAAGTACATCGCTGAGGACACGGAGCAGATCAACCGCGAGCGGCAGGAGAACCAGGGCAACGTGTGCAGGTTCTGCGGCAAGATGTGCCGCAGCAGCAACTCCATGGCCTTCCTGGCGCACATCCGCACGCACACAGGTGGGCGCCCGTGGGCGGCGCGGCGGGGCCGCAGGGGTTGggttggtgctgtggcctccgGCCGGCAGGCGACTGGCTGTGTGGCCGCTGCCGTGGGCCAGCTGAGCCCTCTTTGAAAaagtcatttatctatctatttacctaGTGATCAGTGTGCCGAGGATTTGCCACTGGGGTTCCCTGCGGCTCTGTGGCTACatgaggaatccactgttcccagggcCACGGTCCTCCCCTCcactgtcctccctccctccctcccttgtctTTGCTATCGTATTTGAGAGCAccgagggaaactgagaggaggaggaggagacacctgcaggcctccttcactgctgggcAGCGGGGACTCAGACCGGGTCCCTGCGTGTTGTCCCGTGCGCCCCCACCGGGGCCCTGTGATGTTCATTTTTGAATTACAAACGCCTTTCGTTGATTCTTGCTTCTGTTCTGCTTGTCCCCCGGTTCTGGTGTCATTTGACTGAGGGCGTGTTGGTAGCAGGGCTGTTTTCACGAGAGTCCCCTTCCACCTCCTCAGACAGAGGCCAgtacaccctcccctccccctgctcgTGACAGTGGGTCTTCCTCGAGGCAGAGGGGACCTGCTTGCTGCCCGTCATCTCAGAGAGGGAGCACTGCCACGCCGCTTCTCCCCCTCGCGGGCTGTCCCGGCCGTGTGTGCCGAGTCTTTATTATATTACCCCACAGTCTAGCCGCTTCATTCTCTCGTTACTGTTGTTATCATTTTGactttttagtagtgatttagtgttgatttacacaattatgaggcaaggggtctaattccacaccattcccacccccagagctctgtgtcccattccctccaccggAAACTGCAGCGGTTCTCCCAAGAGCACAGATACGGGCTGACTAGTCTTTCTAGAACCACCTGTCTACAGTTACGTCTGTTTGCCCTCTTTTTTTATGTGGTCCTGCCTTATCTTCCTACTACTCcttcacacctactacttctgactgTCCTCCCcgtcccccttttttctcttttttttaaaatttatttatttattaatgagaaagataggaggagagagaaagagccagacatcactctggtacatgtgctgccagggattgaacttgggacctcctgtttgagagtccagtcccatagccactgcgccacctcctggaccaccttttttctcttctttctgggtcctgattgaattggaattcagagccctctggtcatcttcctctattgcttatccctctgggagtctggacccaaattctctatggggagcagaaggtgggagttgtggcttctgtcattgcttctccgctggacatgggtgttggcaggtggacggacccacacccccagcctgtgtctgtctgtccctaggggggcagggctctggacttGGGCAGTGGCAGGTGGAttcaccccagcctgtctctgtgtctttgcCTAGTGATTATCATCATTACTGCTCACGCACGGTTTCACTGCCCCCATGGGCTGACGTTTGTATTTATcgggttgttgggaaagtcatgatgcatttttgtatagaaatacATAGAAAAGACATGACTTTTCTATGTATTTCTATGACTTTTCTATGtatttcatgacttttctgacagaacAAGAGGCAGAGGTTGAAGTAGAGAGCGGAGAGACTGGGTGTGGGGATGTGTGGCACCGTAGAAATGGAGCTTCTGAGAGCGGAGAGACTGGGTGTGGGGATGTGTGGCACCATAGAAATGGAGCTTCTGAGAGCGGAGAGACTGGGTGTGGGATGTGTGGCACCATAGAAATGGAGCTTCTGAGAGCGGAGAGACTGGGTGTGGGATGTGTGGCACCGTAGAAATGGAGCTTCTGAGAGCGGAGAGACTGGGTGTGGGATGTGTGGCACCGTAGAAATGGAGCTTCTGAGAGCGGAGAGACTGGGTGTGGGATGTGTGGCACCGTAGAAATGGAGCTTCTGAGAGCGGAGAGACTGGGTGTGGGGATGTGTGGCACCGTAGAAATGGAGCTTCTGAGAGCGGAGAGACTGGGTGTGGGATGTGTGGCACCGTAGAAATGGAGCTTCTGAGAGCGGAGAGACTGGGTGTGGGGATGTGTGGCACCATAGAAATGGAGCTTCTGAGAGCAGAGAGACTGGGTGTGGGATGTGTGGCGCCGTAGAAATGGAGCTTCTGAGAGCGGAGAGACTGGGTGTGGGATGTGTGGCGCCATAGAAATGGAGCTTCTGAGAGCGGAGAGACTGGGTGTGGGATGTGTGGCGCCATAGAAATGGAGCTTCTGAGAGCGGAGAGACTGGGTGTGGGGATGTGTGGCACCGTAGAAATGGAGCTTCTGAGAGCGGAGAGACTGGGTGTGGGATGTGTGGCGCCATAGAAATGGAGCTTCTGAGAGCGGAGAGACTGGGTGTGGGGATGTGTGGCACCATAGAAATGGAGCTTCTGAGAGCGGAGAGACTGGGTGTGGGATGTGTGGCACCGTAGAAATGGAGCTTCTGAGAGCGGAGAGACTGGGTGTGGGATGTGTGGCGCCATAGAAATGGAGCTTCTGAGAGCGGAGAGACTGGGTGTGGGATGTGTGGCACCGTAGAAATGGAGCTTCTGAGAGCGGAGAGACTGGGTGTGGGGATGTGTGGCACCGTAGAAATGGAGCTTCTGAGAGCGGAGAGACTGGGTGTGGGATGTGTGGCGCCATAGAAATGGAGCTTCTGAGAGCGGAGAGACTGGGTGTGGGATGTGTGGCGCCATAGAAATGGAGCTTCTGAGAGCGGAGAGACTGGGTGTGGGATGTGTGGCACCGTAGAAATGGAGCTTCTGAGAGCGGAGAGACTGGGTGTGGGATGTGTGGCACCGTAGAAATGGAGCTTCTGAGAGCGGAGAGACTGGGTGTGGGATGTGTGGCACCGTAGAAATGGAGCTTCTGAGAGCGGAGAGACTGGGTGTGGGATGTGTGGCACCGTAGAAATGGAGCTTCTGAGAGCGGAGAGACTGGGTGTGGGATGTGTGGCACCGTAGAAATGGAGCTTCTGAGAGCGGAGAGACTGGGTGTGGGATGTGTGGCACCGTAGAAATGGAGCTTCTGAGAGCGGAGAGACTGGGTGTGGGGATGTGTGGCACCATAGAAATGGAGCTTCTGAGAGCGGAGAGACTGGGTGTGGGATGTGTGGCACCGTAGA is a genomic window of Erinaceus europaeus chromosome 15, mEriEur2.1, whole genome shotgun sequence containing:
- the ZNF407 gene encoding zinc finger protein 407; the protein is MDAEQTAEEEAAWPRDVGAASPSAGDPGPGSDPSSGNPRNKRSLSESPSLDAAGVEDGDRDGHASKRLKLAESEPPDPQEQTPPASQSVAAEVGVPAGDPVLGPFQNGRTPGALPAPVSTVDAVSPKTDPERASLQELLSLGRGGDPPAPLAEVVGSCPPGDVEAGARCSPCGPQPSPASDLELHTAPQTLPSRELAGGRLDHRAENGVALAPKAFSCALCGFQCPEESLLTAHCLGKTHLRRQKLADRGGLVEILTKQPLLKKPCATGTKGMCPKPRASPPLSPAGSGHGKGPRLEGAGGGSELLEHVRPSGAPPGCREQTDGPVTACGVGGSPQGQAADPGPLGVSQGASGNVDATNAPLQTAQVGCATPRPRFEHSVHVLGSGLRRRGGAFALKGQVKKRLSLLGISKRGAVDSPRTCTKLPRTPAKGSGTQQAPRHPAVSGSDQAPCTTSSDTQLPAQGRAISPDPEPVRPTAHPQVPGAHTVGARVAAEGPEPQLHLDSGRLQATPFSQQTSSRDPEHRPRRTQLPPAGSILGGHGCPFVAPGERDPWDCMKEQQHSVGFLCTPCNLFFFSAGDVELHQRTESHAQASAQPRAPQLPGGDSTSATSPPCLLEAGDPKASVSEPGPATQEELPAPGASQGGEGRHCSRPQFQCKKCFYKTRSSTVLSRHIRLRHGQGHHFLCKACDLYSLSKEAMEKHIKRSRHLENARRNNIGLSFDECIERVWIDASGRKEDAGLLAGGERDSHREAGSSREQARPETSTLDPREPVQPGVPPPATPEKGRSRGGVSRTCSHCGLLASSITNLTVHIRRKHSHQYSYLCKVCKYYTVTKGDMERHCATKKHRGRVDAEARGRRGSDIVVGPEGGALDTARNGDSAVGAAPGRPALGPAEPDAAAAAEKPPGEQGSPAGVGADAAPHPPAAGQAGQPGTVGPLGPEDPAPQEDASPGDAPGAGEHRCTHCEFQAHSAASLELHVKRKHTKEFAFYCMACDYYAVTRREMTRHAATEKHRLKRQSYLHASPVRAHILPQPPPLPPPPACGAFQIVAAQTAAALASGPAAAAGPLSEENANPQEPGPGTADTWGEGQPSQEPLWQPLARQPVASHEEVVALETAPGSGSPAEMQDENSGGWAVGAEGAEQSPSDREMQPESAGRGPGEQGDASRSGRTCPPTPVVVSAQPEEPGAPQQPHAAPSSFPEEAAPESRGMSPPPPHEAHPLLQDRPAAGAVGCGLEVCETVVGADEPGQAPGSPGHFDSAIIRIGSPELGEGAESAVEGPRPGEPPSRDCAPGPRRRRVEGGVAAAPAAAARIRCEDCGFLADGLSGLNVHIAMKHPSKEKHFHCLLCGKSFYTESNLHQHLASAGHQRNEQASVEELPEGGATFRCVKCAEPFDSEQSLFLHIKGQHEELLREVNKYIAEDTEQINRERQENQGNVCRFCGKMCRSSNSMAFLAHIRTHTGSKPFKCKICHFATAQLGDARNHVKRHLGMREYKCHVCGVAFVMKKHLNTHLLGKHGVGTPKERSKLLILKKKRILCHPSDDTTAAEP